A single region of the Lycium barbarum isolate Lr01 chromosome 2, ASM1917538v2, whole genome shotgun sequence genome encodes:
- the LOC132627225 gene encoding mitogen-activated protein kinase kinase kinase 3-like produces the protein MSSWFEQHPLQPPNEETPPRNYRNNKKYRVNKPKSFDESILIPKNSPTTFAANCYNYSSSVSHDSYTSTKDKKLHPLFPLPLPLDSPQFSTRSSNGSSSSSTQFNDDEEQGISPLFSPFRNKCNYWSRTSNESSKSTSPCTSSTTYPMVWGKILDSPNRKQEKCNHPRHPLPLPPSSSTKTGQALESNWKKGKLLARGTFGHVYAGFNSDNGQMCAIKEVGIIFNDAISKERLKQLNQEITLLSQFSHPNIVQYYGSELRGDKLSLYLEYVPGGSILKLLQEFGPFEEPIISNYTRKILSGLVFLHERNIAHRDIKGANILVNAEGEIKLADFGMAKQINSCSLMDSFEGRPHSTAPEVVKDAGGSSVAVDIWSLGCTVLEMATAKPPWGQYEGADGKNIPEIPRNLSDNAESFLKLCLQRNPSLRSTAAQLLHHPFVQA, from the exons ATGTCTTCTTGGTTTGAACAACATCCCCTGCAGCCACCCAATGAAGAAACTCCTCCAAGAAATTACAGGAACAACAAGAAATATAGAGTAAATAAGCCAAAAAGCTTTGATGAATCAATCTTGATACCCAAAAATTCTCCAACAACTTTTGCAGCTAATTGTTATAATTATTCATCATCTGTTTCTCATGATTCTTACACAAGTACAAAAGATAAGAAACTTCATCCTCTTTTTCCTTTGCCTTTGCCATTAGATTCACCTCAATTCTCTACAAGATCAAGTAATggatcatcatcttcttcaactcAGTTCAATGACGATGAAGAACAAGGGATTAGTCCATTATTTAGTCCATTCAG AAATAAATGCAATTATTGGTCAAGAACTTCAAATGAGAGTTCAAAATCTACCTCACCTTgcacttcatcaacaacatatccAATGGTATGGGGAAAGATTTTGGATTCTCCAAATCGAAAACAAGAAAAGTGTAATCATCCACGCCATCCTCTTCCTCTTCCACCAAGTTCTTCTACTAAAACAGGGCAAGCTCTCGAATCCAATTGGAAGAAAGGGAAGTTGTTAGCAAGAGGGACATTTGGACATGTCTATGCTGGATTTAATAG TGATAATGGACAAATGTGTGCAATAAAGGAAGTGGGAATCATCTTTAATGACGCAATATCAAAAGAACGTCTCAAACAGCTGAACCAG GAGATCACATTGCTCAGTCAATTCTCCCATCCAAACATTGTGCAATACTATGGAAGTGAATTG AGAGGAGACAAATTGTCACTTTACTTGGAGTATGTCCCTGGAGGATCAATTCTTAAACTACTTCAAGAATTTGGTCCTTTTGAAGAACCAATTATCAGCAACTACACTCGAAAAATTCTATCCGGATTAGTCTTCTTGCATGAGAGAAACATAGCACACAG GGATATTAAAGGAGCAAACATACTAGTAAATGCTGAAGGCGAAATCAAGCTTGCAGACTTTGGAATGGCTAAACAG ATAAATTCATGTTCTCTGATGGATTCTTTTGAAGGACGTCCACATTCGACGGCTCCAGAG GTAGTAAAGGATGCAGGAGGTTCCAGTGTTGCTGTAGATATTTGGAGCCTAGGTTGTACTGTTCTTGAGATGGCAACAGCTAAACCTCCATGGGGCCAATATGAAGGA GCAGATGGGAAGAACATTCCTGAAATTCCCAGGAACCTCTCAGATAATGCAGAGAGTTTTTTGAAACTGTGCCTGCAGAGGAATCCAAGTCTCCGTTCGACGGCTGCTCAGCTGCTACATCATCCATTTGTTCAGGCATAG